One genomic window of Pseudomonadota bacterium includes the following:
- the treS gene encoding maltose alpha-D-glucosyltransferase, with protein sequence MRRLHEPATELAPRRPSARCKAPARALALTLALGLSALGLSACCHSPKTPLGRQKGLGQLSAEARPDARPSRQAAYLQWLERHSMLKQAEALAQRYSGKGLLWRHPYAAIRPRAASALASTWFTAYPGATITREGASVLKTLGDERLWRAFASIGIKAMHTGPMKRSGGVTERRFTPTIDGNFDRISMRIDPGFGDEAEYRALVAHARSNGAIVIADVIPGHTGKGPDWRLAERGYQDYPGIYHIVEIDEKDWGLLPPVQPGEDSANLKPAVVDQLKAKGYLVGRLYRVIFFEPKVKETNWSATDVVEGADGKRRRWVYLHYFKAGQPTLNWIDPTFAAARLVIGDLLHAVGELGIGMLRLDANGFLGIEVDPSGAPAFSEGHPLSVTGNQLIAGTARRLGAFTFQELNLSLDDLRLMQSGGADLSYDFVTRPAYHHALVTGDARFLRLMLNLAREHGIDPATLIHALQNHDELTLELVHFWNKHKDDVFSFRGKRLKGSALRTIIRDELLQKLLAVPYNLKASNGVACTTASVIGAALGLKDLRSLSKDQQAQVRKLHLLLAFYNAFQPGVFALSGWDLVGALPLPAPAVSTLMADGDTRWINRGAYDLLGDNPKATTSTSGIPRTATLYGPVPLQLAQPDSFASQLKRLLAVRERYRINQAKQLEVPEVRNPGLLVLVHQLPAGGGIEVTAVNFGRGPVSESLRLSAVAGKSSLANLLEPANHDDRLIGGRLMLRLAAFEGKALLIR encoded by the coding sequence ATGCGAAGACTCCACGAACCCGCGACAGAGCTCGCGCCGCGCCGCCCCTCTGCCCGGTGCAAAGCGCCAGCGCGCGCGCTGGCCTTGACCCTCGCGCTGGGACTGAGCGCGCTGGGACTGAGCGCGTGCTGCCACAGCCCCAAGACGCCGCTCGGTCGACAGAAGGGCCTCGGGCAGCTGAGCGCCGAGGCTAGACCGGACGCTCGGCCGAGCCGGCAGGCAGCCTACCTGCAATGGCTCGAACGGCACTCGATGCTGAAGCAAGCGGAGGCGCTGGCGCAGCGCTACTCCGGCAAGGGCTTGCTGTGGCGGCACCCCTACGCCGCGATTCGGCCCCGGGCCGCGTCCGCGCTGGCGTCGACCTGGTTCACCGCCTATCCGGGCGCCACCATCACGCGCGAGGGCGCGAGCGTGCTCAAGACGCTCGGTGACGAGCGTCTGTGGCGGGCCTTCGCGTCGATCGGCATCAAGGCGATGCACACTGGGCCGATGAAGCGCTCGGGCGGCGTCACGGAGCGGCGCTTCACCCCGACGATCGACGGTAACTTCGACCGCATCAGCATGCGCATCGACCCCGGCTTCGGCGACGAGGCTGAGTATCGCGCGCTGGTGGCCCACGCGCGCAGCAACGGCGCGATTGTGATCGCCGACGTCATCCCCGGCCATACCGGCAAGGGCCCCGACTGGCGCTTGGCCGAGCGCGGCTACCAAGACTACCCGGGCATCTATCACATCGTCGAGATCGACGAGAAGGATTGGGGGCTGCTGCCACCCGTCCAACCCGGCGAGGATAGCGCCAACCTCAAGCCCGCGGTCGTCGACCAGCTCAAGGCCAAGGGCTACCTCGTCGGCCGGCTCTACCGCGTGATCTTCTTCGAGCCAAAGGTCAAGGAGACCAATTGGAGCGCGACCGACGTGGTCGAGGGCGCCGACGGCAAGCGCCGTCGCTGGGTCTACCTGCACTATTTCAAGGCTGGCCAACCGACGCTCAACTGGATCGATCCGACCTTCGCCGCCGCCAGGCTCGTCATCGGCGACCTCCTCCACGCCGTGGGCGAGCTCGGCATCGGCATGCTGCGCCTCGATGCCAACGGCTTCCTCGGTATCGAGGTCGATCCGAGCGGCGCGCCGGCCTTCTCAGAGGGCCATCCGCTCTCGGTGACCGGAAATCAGCTGATCGCCGGCACCGCGCGCAGGCTCGGCGCCTTCACCTTTCAGGAGCTCAACCTCTCGCTCGACGACCTGCGCCTGATGCAGAGCGGCGGCGCGGATCTCTCCTACGACTTCGTCACCCGCCCGGCTTACCACCATGCGCTCGTGACCGGCGATGCGCGCTTCTTGCGCCTGATGCTCAACCTGGCGCGCGAGCACGGCATCGATCCTGCGACGCTCATTCACGCGCTGCAGAACCACGATGAGCTGACGCTCGAGCTGGTGCATTTCTGGAATAAGCACAAGGACGATGTCTTCTCCTTCCGCGGCAAGCGACTCAAGGGATCCGCGCTGCGGACCATCATCCGCGACGAGCTACTGCAGAAGCTCCTCGCCGTGCCCTACAACCTCAAGGCCTCTAACGGCGTCGCCTGCACCACCGCCTCGGTGATCGGCGCTGCGCTGGGGTTGAAGGACCTGCGCTCGCTGAGCAAGGACCAGCAGGCGCAGGTCCGCAAGCTGCACCTGCTCCTGGCCTTCTACAACGCCTTCCAGCCGGGCGTCTTTGCGCTCTCGGGCTGGGATCTCGTCGGCGCGCTGCCGCTGCCCGCGCCCGCCGTCAGCACGCTGATGGCCGACGGCGACACGCGCTGGATCAACCGCGGCGCCTACGATCTCCTGGGCGACAATCCGAAGGCGACGACCTCGACCTCGGGCATACCCCGCACCGCGACGCTCTACGGTCCCGTGCCGCTGCAGCTCGCCCAGCCCGACTCCTTCGCCTCTCAGCTCAAGCGGCTGCTCGCCGTCCGCGAGCGCTATCGGATCAATCAGGCCAAGCAGCTCGAGGTGCCGGAAGTGCGAAACCCGGGTCTGCTGGTGCTGGTGCATCAGCTGCCTGCGGGGGGCGGCATCGAGGTCACCGCCGTCAACTTCGGCCGCGGTCCCGTCAGCGAGTCGCTAAGGCTAAGCGCGGTCGCCGGGAAGTCTTCGCTCGCCAACCTCCTCGAACCAGCGAACCACGACGACCGACTGATCGGCGGTCGCCTGATGCTGAGGCTGGCAGCCTTCGAGGGCAAGGCGTTGTTGATCAGGTAG
- a CDS encoding (d)CMP kinase, with protein MVVAIDGPAGAGKSTVARRVAQRLGALLLDSGAIYRALAVVAQRRAVHWQDEQGLAAIARELRLEFRAEGGEQRVFLVDGAGAEDVSAALRTPEIAAGASAVSRWPAVREALLVPQRAFAEAGAVVAEGRDTGTVVFPRAAVKIFLVADPVVRAERRSRELCEAGHAATVAEVLSDQQRRDDADTSRAIAPLRAAHDAVRIDTSRLTIDEVVQQIVALCASAEGGAPAPSASSEVAPK; from the coding sequence TTGGTGGTTGCGATCGACGGGCCGGCCGGCGCTGGCAAGTCAACCGTGGCGCGCCGGGTGGCGCAGCGGCTTGGCGCCTTGCTGCTCGACTCGGGGGCGATCTATCGCGCCCTGGCCGTGGTGGCTCAGCGTCGGGCGGTGCACTGGCAGGACGAGCAGGGCTTGGCGGCGATCGCCCGTGAGTTACGGCTCGAGTTCCGTGCCGAGGGCGGCGAGCAACGGGTGTTCTTGGTCGACGGCGCGGGCGCGGAGGACGTCAGCGCGGCGCTGCGCACGCCAGAGATTGCCGCCGGGGCGTCCGCCGTCAGCCGCTGGCCGGCCGTCAGGGAGGCGTTGCTCGTGCCACAGCGCGCCTTCGCCGAAGCGGGCGCGGTCGTCGCCGAGGGGCGCGACACGGGCACCGTGGTCTTCCCGCGGGCGGCGGTGAAGATATTTCTCGTCGCCGATCCGGTCGTGCGCGCCGAGCGGCGCAGCCGTGAGCTCTGCGAGGCTGGTCATGCGGCCACTGTGGCAGAGGTCTTGAGCGATCAGCAGCGGCGCGATGACGCCGACACTTCGCGCGCGATCGCCCCATTGCGCGCCGCGCACGATGCCGTCAGGATCGATACCAGCCGACTGACGATCGACGAGGTCGTGCAACAGATCGTGGCGCTCTGCGCGTCGGCCGAGGGCGGCGCGCCGGCGCCAAGCGCTTCGAGCGAGGTGGCCCCAAAGTGA